A section of the Salminus brasiliensis chromosome 10, fSalBra1.hap2, whole genome shotgun sequence genome encodes:
- the jmjd1ca gene encoding probable JmjC domain-containing histone demethylation protein 2C isoform X1, with protein sequence MAMEARPELVGRRFVCASGSESLELGGISRWNWRAGVIRGVSTRDTDSPRLAVCVEWDGEAAAERHWRRLKEEWEVFVLEHKLVWARRRNTTSQENSSLQPALVFRPLIGQDRVGGASVVEFLSDRQLEFYTEQEELRPYEQGEVDDSALREDTSSREQVQAWLRQCQLQHILQLGHGCVKGLRVKVFRHDSKPQWLYGTVSHHDHNSRTMTILSDQVSEPPLSVDLALMQVVFLDDISQSLLLGDISTPKRKPHTKINRTTLNTINRSNNTTAADQACSSRPVQRKQPQLCRQNSNCSLAEDEAEGMREERRADEARTDSSKSRINHVERKRRKVGEEEEQNENEKRRAGLKRLKAGSGSDLSDGSDSEDSSCRLQEMSCDMGSKSLPRNCCVSNSSPAGHVGRDLKTRSSPKSRELSPGHVTELEGQRGGEIPRCEVHLSGPSCNGTFRSTGVSDPQCTVGPACEKKEEERGDGAIQLEDRTEGASQEDSEAVSALLASQESEQLVSMETACVLLHTSPPECEAVEGDQEIPQSDPEVKGSVLTHPEAATPRGDSAASLEEESRGALTQSPIMPCKAEVEAGKGAKLSQSPGTRGPELKAAPVSEMTNKPTVHPSPCSSPEIISKPPVAEALRLRRNASPEASRVKESSSPVKVATATALIGLKSTPGPKVTCSTIPNRSHASSPTSTDQPARSRTPPQNPSSALDKTTKSPLIIDKNEPFTVYRDPALVRKELESHPTYIQPAHTPPNPHSKHHLKSPSPSSSSPNLTSTSSHGKILSPTPHLSLPSQTPLCSPHPSIPHPHLLPSLLPGLPPSTALLAGHTRLGPLGLSHHPLALQATPSLLAQSPGASHLAPLGLYPLLWPPFPNGAHNYGLGLQGSKWAPPESTGMAEANLRRNTPSPWLPQPTPVTSVEGQGLRPPLPVRPSSADPHRISRAVQPSTPTSKTTEELERRTFTETQSTLHTPVKVEQERVRATVEKNGHSYRPVAPESPSDRPKQPQVVYDLTGDRTSRYQEESRRILQESIEVAPFTAKLGSDRDPRYPKSPSLHSKQKERERERDKERDREMHVFRHSLPPRPQSAHPSPTLTQTNYYTPVTGVVENKLSARRAPPSKELYERLNGPNTATSVLHSPSTQSTVKARPPPLVKRHPEKEEGLLGKIAEQLACKANSVVSVEPVEHSSIERKGSCTPLISVTNSSSRAVHSLHRAPIFHPPAPPIMASKEAGQGRLSPPTLTPIQPMSLSGKGQNQQRPPTLMPELRHGAVAGKRMTPEPITVTSQTYDLQRGGVLRERGVGGQTINGGMITPQSATASVIVRPSSYVHAPLNYSVSDRSQPRVHCEHVRTFESVTNTHLKESSLQCKRGVLWTPVDTVHPINMVTSKQDINTPLNMTTKNMNSIHFPNHEVKYPANIDTPHSQTDVVSEHCRKEIGTVQPKLNLSVSCCPGRDLPHVKKRRAGLAAPEPRHNTHTVQPLHTTHALNATKSVSHTPHSRYGTYTTHSTHTICTAHALNKEKDSVFIPSPPKCPRLSSEVPSIGATSKPGSIAKGHPPASPAHSNQSAQSGQNNYHKLKKAWLTRHSEQDRGSATSQVSGGSQMGASHTTTSCISLPTKQDINGLENKWSNQECKESCLDNRKSKFLERKCPPEDRKSSGSDTKTKTEDKKPVMGDKQATLEDVKHILERNGNVDDKKLNSQVKKVCADERKPCPITIKTEKGNCGDKQIFQSGFEYGDLGNDSVNRKSVPGGKRQPKPMLIKKHNDQLKKRGENVREEEEEEEEEEEEGKPNGTFRTSKEKSHRLPNNNGIPRSVLKDWRKVKKLKQSGEAFLQDDSCAEIGANVQKCRECRLDRSRKAQEPAVSPVFCRFYYFRRLSYSKNGVVRVDGFSVAEETDEDAVRVWTAGFEDEEDGNKKEMALNTAKYILTLIGDKFCLLVKTENIAVTWVKKDTQVMWKRAVRGVREMCDACEATLFNIHWACHKCGFVVCMDCYKARERKCAKDKELYAWVRCVKNQPHDLKNLMPTQIVPETVLADLQSSIHSIRSEYGIPSHCSCSGSYAFSSKLITTNGLSQLPEKAQCDSKSQHSSPQVSDPQKSAQDAVHRTPTERRGKPECDGLEALGKKSSSPEQGSTLRDLLTSTAGKLRLGSTGPGIAFAPVYNNNDQITHNTRMPNLLDDIIASVVENKIPASKIARLGLKQDLLTEEEVELGLEEAKPNQISLADPHASVPHDWLGSHRLLWLKDHRHLGNQRLFKENWTQEQPVLVSGLHKSLNASLWKPEHFSREFSALHSDIYNCRDGSITNSRVKDFWDGFEDVSKRPKSAKGDPAVYRLKDWPSGEEFLALMPSRYDDVMSSLPVPDYTGPDGTLNLASRLPSFFIRPDLGPRLCCAHGVTACPEQDFGTSNLHVEISDTMSILVYVGIAKGTGALSKTGVLKLLERETLDESAKKRLRDPNETPGALWHIFLSKDLHKIQDFLQTLSAEHAEADAEADSDAEWDNETDPLREGGWYLSPRLRQRLLEEHGVESRTLLQFYGDAVIIPAGALHQVMNLHSCIQVNVDFVSPEHAHNSYYLTQELRPLKDQVNYEDKLQVKNIFYHSVKDAVATLSRHLKEQSTVDEFKEEES encoded by the exons CAGGGTGAAGTTGACGACTCGGCCCTGAGAGAGGATACTTCGAGCCGGGAGCAGGTCCAAGCCTGGCTCAGACAGTGCCAGCTCCAGCATATTCTTCAGCTAG GGCATGGCTGTGTGAAGGGCCTCAGGGTGAAGGTGTTCAGACACGACTCCAAACCACAGTGGCTCTATGGCACCGTCAGCCACCATGACCACAACAGCAGAACCATGACCATTTTGAGTGACCAG GTGTCGGAGCCTCCTCTGAGTGTAGACCTGGCACTTATGCAGGTGGTTTTCCTGGATGACATCAGCCAGTCATTGTTGCTGGGAGATATCTCCACACCTAAACGCAAACCTCACACCAAGATCAACAGGACTACTCTG AACACAATTAACAGGTCAAACAACACTACTGCAGCTGACCAG GCGTGTAGCTCTAGGCCAGTGCAGAGAAAACAGCCTCAGCTGTGCCGACAGAACTCCAACTGCAGCCTGGCTGAGGACGAAGCAGAGGGGatgagggaggagaggagagctgatGAAGCAAGAACAG ATTCCTCCAAAAGTCGAATAAACCAtgtggagaggaagaggagaaaagtGGGGGAGGAGGAAGAGCAGAATGAAAACGAGAAGAGAAGAGCTGGGCTAAAGAGGCTGAAGGCCGGCAGTGGCTCTGACCTATCTGATGGCAGTGATTCAGAGGACAGCAGCTGCAGACTGCAGGAAATGTCCTGTGACATGGGGTCGAAGAGCCTGCCCAGGAACTGCTGTGTTTCAAACAGCAGTCCTGCTGGGCATGTCGGGCGGGACTTGAAGACTCGCTCCTCTCCTAAAAGCAGGGAGCTTTCTCCTGGCCATGTTACAGAGCTTGAAGGCCAGCGAGGGGGTGAAATCCCTCGTTGTGAAGTCCATTTATCCGGCCCATCCTGCAATGGAACGTTTAGAAGCACTGGagtttcagacccacagtgcaCTGTGGGACCGgcttgtgaaaaaaaagaggaggagaggggtgATGGAGCGATACAGCTGGAGGACAGGACTGAAGGAGCATCCCAGGAGGACTCTGAGGCTGTGTCCGCCTTACTGGCATCCCAGGAGAGTGAGCAGCTGGTTTCCATGGAGACGGCGTGTGTGTTGCTACACACATCACCACCAGAGTGCGAAGCAGTGGAAGGTGACCAAGAGATTCCACAGAGCGATCCAGAGGTCAAAGGATCAGTGCTTACCCACCCGGAAGCTGCCACACCTAGAGGTGACTCAGCAGCTTCATTAGAGGAGGAGTCTAGAGGAGCTCTGACTCAGTCTCCCATCATGCCTTGCAAAGCAGAGGTGGAAGCTGGAAAGGGAGCTAAACTGAGTCAATCTCCTGGAACTCGTGGTCCTGAGCTCAAAGCTGCACCTGTTTCAGAAATGACCAACAAACCCACTGTGCACCCCAGTCCTTGCTCCTCTCCAGAGATCATCTCCAAACCACCTGTGGCAGAAGCATTGAGGCTAAGGCGAAATGCATCTCCTGAGGCTAGCAGAGTCAAAGAGAGCAGTTCTCCAGTCAAAGTTGCTACAGCGACAGCTCTCATTGGCCTTAAAAGCACACCTGGTCCCAAAGTAACCTGCTCCACAATCCCGAACCGTAGCCATGCTTCTTCCCCTACTTCAACTGACCAACCAGCCCGATCCAGAACCCCTCCACAGAATCCTTCTTCCGCTCTAGATAAGACAACCAAGAGCCCACTGATCATTGACAAAAATGAGCCCTTTACTGTCTACAGAGACCCAGCACTTGTGAGGAAGGAGCTAGAGAGCCACCCCACATACATCCAACCTGCACACACCCCACCAAACCCCCACTCCAAACACCACCTAAAGAGTCCCTCCCCATCCTCCAGCTCTCCTAACCTCACCTCCACATCCTCCCACGGCAAAATACTGAGCCCAAcccctcacctctctctcccctcacagACTCCTCTCTGCTCGCCACACCCCTCCATCCCTCATCCTCACCTCTTGCCCTCCCTGCTGCCTGGCCTGCCACCCTCTACAGCACTCCTGGCTGGTCACACTCGACTGGGGCCTCTGGGTCTCTCCCACCACCCACTGGCTTTGCAGGCCACACCTTCACTTTTGGCCCAAAGTCCAGGAGCCAGCCACCTGGCACCTCTGGGCTTGTACCCTCTCCTCTGGCCGCCATTCCCCAATGGAGCACACAACTATGGCCTTGGCCTACAGGGGTCCAAATGGGCACCACCAGAGAGCACAGGAATGGCTGAGGCTAACCTGAGGAGG AACACACCAAGCCCCTGGCTCCCTCAGCCTACTCCTGTAACTAGTGTAGAGGGTCAGGGGCTAAGACCACCGCTGCCTGTACGCCCATCGAGTGCTGACCCTCATAGAATATCCAGGGCTGTCCAGCCCAGCACACCCACCTCCAAAACCACAGA GGAACTTGAAAGGAGGACTTTCACAGAGACACAAAGCACCCTTCACACACCTGTGAAGGTAGAGCAAGAACGAGTCAGGGCCACTGTGGAGAAGAATGGGCACAGCTACCGCCCAGTGGCCCCAGAGTCGCCCTCTGATCGCCCAAAACAGCCTCAGGTGGTCTATGACCTCACAGGTGACCGAACCAGCCGTTACCAGGAGGAGAGCCGGCGCATTTTGCAGGAGAGCATTGAGGTGGCACCGTTTACGGCCAAACTGGGTTCAGACAGAGACCCGCGGTATCCCAAGAGTCCATCACTTCATTCCaagcagaaagagagggagcgtGAGCGAGACAAGGAGCGAGATAGAGAGATGCATGTGTTTAGGCATAGTCTGCCACCCAGGCCACAGTCAGCCCACCCCTCTCCCACACTCACCCAGACCAACTATTACACCCCTGTGACTGGAGTTGTGGAGAACAAGCTATCAGCACGCAGGGCTCCACCCAGCAAAGAGCTGTATGAGAGGCTGAATGGCCCTAACACTGCTACCTCTGTCCTTCATTCGCCCAGCACACAGAGCACAGTCAAGGCCAGGCCCCCACCCCTTGTAAAGCGCCACccagaaaaagaagaaggacTCCTGGGCAAGATCGCAGAGCAGTTGGCCTGTAAAGCCAACTCAGTGGTCTCAGTGGAGCCAGTAGAACACAGCAGTATAGAGAGAAAGGGCTCCTGCACTCCTCTTATCTCCGTCACCAACTCTTCTTCTCGTGctgtacactcactgcacaGGGCACCCATCTTCCATCCTCCTGCCCCACCCATTATGGCCTCTAAAGAGGCAGGACAAGGTAGATTGTCTCCGCCCACCCTCACACCTATCCAGCCAATGAGCTTATCTGGAAAAGGTCAGAATCAACAGAGACCGCCCACACTAATGCCTGAACTAAGACATGGAGCAGTTGCCGGAAAGAGGATGACCCCTGAGCCGATAACTGTGACGAGCCAAACGTATGATTTACAAAGAGGTGGAGTTTtgcgagagagaggggtgggagGTCAAACGATAAATGGAGGAATGATTACCCCACAGTCTGCCACAGCTTCTGTTATTGTTCGACCATCCAGCTATGTGCATGCGCCCCTGAACTACTCTGTCAGTGATAGGTCACAACCCAGAGTTCACTGTGAACATGTGCGAACATTTGAAAGTGTGACAAATACACACTTAAAGGAAAGTAGTTTGCAGTGTAAGAGGGGTGTCCTGTGGACCCCTGTAGACACTGTACATCCAATCAACATGGTCACCTCAAAGCAGGATATTAACACACCCTTGAACATGACAACTAAAAATATGAATTCAATTCATTTTCCAAATCACGAAGTGAAATATCCTGCAAATATTGATACCCCACACTCACAAACAGACGTAGTATCTGAACATTGTAGAAAGGAGATTGGAACAGTACAGCCAAAGCTGAACCTATCTGTCTCCTGCTGTCCTGGTAGAGACCTACCACATGTGAAGAAACGTAGAGCTGGACTAGCTGCCCCAGAACCAAGACATAACACGCATACAGTCCAGCccctacacactacacacgCCTTGAACGCTACCAAGAGTgtttcacacacaccacacagtaGGTATGGCACATACACTacccacagcacacacaccatATGTACTGCACATGCTCTGAACAAGGAGAAAGACTCAGTATTCATTCCAAGCCCTCCAAAATGTCCCAGGTTATCCTCCGAAGTCCCTAGTATTGGGGCCACTAGCAAACCTGGCTCAATAGCCAAAGGTCATCCACCAGCTTCTCCAGCCCATTCAAACCAGTCTGCTCAGTCCGGTCAGAACAACTACCACAAGCTGAAAAAGGCCTGGCTGACTCGCCACTCTGAGCAGGACAGAGGTAGTGCCACCTCCCAGGTATCAGGGGGCAGTCAGATGGGTGCTTCCCACACTACCACAAGCTGCATCTCTCTGCCAACTAAACAAGATATCAATGGACTGGAGAACAAATGGTCCAACCAAGAGTGCAAAGAATCTTGTCTGGACAACAGGAAGTCCAAATTTCTGGAAAGAAAATGCCCTCCAGAGGACCGGAAGTCCAGTGGAAGTGATACAAAGACTAAAACTGAAGACAAGAAGCCTGTTATGGGGGACAAGCAAGCTACCTTAGAAGATGTAAAGCACATCTTGGAGAGAAATGGTAATGTGGACGATAAGAAACTTAACTCTCAGGTCAAGAAGGTGTGTGCGGATGAGAGGAAACCATGTCCAATCACCATTAAAACAGAAAAGGGTAATTGTGGGGACAAACAAATCTTTCAGTCAGGTTTTGAATATGGGGATTTGGGCAATGACAGCGTGAATCGCAAATCTGTTCCTGGGGGCAAACGCCAGCCGAAACCCATGCTCATTAAAAAGCATAATGACCAGctgaagaagagaggagagaatgtgagagaggaggaagaggaggaggaggaggaagaagaagaggggaAGCCTAATGGAACTTTCCGGACAAGCAAAGAGAAATCTCACAGGCTACCCAACAAca ATGGCATCCCCCGTTCAGTGCTGAAGGACTGGAGGAAGGTGAAGAAGTTGAAGCAGAGCGGTGAAGCCTTCCTGCAGGACGATTCGTGCGCTGAGATTGGTGCCAATGTGCAAAAGTGTCGCGAGTGCCGGCTGGACCGCTCTCGCAAAGCCCAGGAGCCTGCCGTCTCTCCTGTCTTCTGCCGCTTTTACTACTTCCGCCG ACTCTCATACAGCAAGAATGGAGTGGTGCGTGTGGATGGATTCTCTGTTGCGGAGGAGACTGATGAGGATGCAGTGAGGGTATGGACAGCTGGATTTGAGGATGAAGAAGACGGGAATAAAAAAGAGATGGCGCTGAACACAGCCAAATATATCCTCACACTCATAGGAGACAAATTCTGCCTGCTAGTCAAGACTGAGAACATTGCTGTAACCTGGGTCAAGAAAGACA cccaGGTGATGTGGAAGCGGGCGGTGCGTGGTGTGAGAGAGATGTGTGACGCGTGTGAGGCCACTCTATTCAACATTCACTGGGCCTGTCACAAGTGTGGTTTTGTGGTGTGTATGGACTGCTACAAAGCCCGCGAAAGGAAGTGTGCCAAAG ataaaGAATTGTATGCCTGGGTAAGGTGTGTGAAAAACCAGCCCCACGACCTAAAGAATCTAATGCCTACCCAAATAGTCCCAGAAACAG TGTTGGCAGACTTGCAGAGCTCCATACACTCCATAAGGAGTGAATATGGCATCCCCTCTCACTGCTCCTGCTCTGGAAGTTACGCCTTCTCCTCCAAACTCATCACCACCAATGGCCTCTCACAG CTTCCAGAGAAAGCACAGTGTGACTCAAAGAGCCAGCACAGCTCGCCACAGGTCTCCGATCCACAGAAGAGTGCACAGGACGCAGTTCACAGGACTCCCACAGAGAGGAGAG GAAAGCCAGAATGTGATGGCTTAGAGGCTCTAGGCAAGAAGTCCAGCAGTCCAGAGCAGGGTTCCACCTTGCGTGATCTTCTGACCTCCACAGCTGGGAAACTGCGGCTGGGGTCCACTGGCCCTGGAATAGCCTTCGCACCTGTTTACAACAACAATGATCAG ATCACTCACAACACACGTATGCCCAATCTCCTTGATGACATCATAGCCTCAGTAGTAGAGAATAAGATTCCCGCCTCCAAGATAGCCAGACTGGGGCTGAAGCAGGACTTGTTGACggaagaggaggtggagttgGGACTGGAGGAGGCGAAGCCCAATCAAATCTCATTGGCTGACCCGCATGCCAGCGTCCCTCATGATTGGCTGGGCAGCCACCGGCTGCTCTGGCTTAAAGATCACCGTCACCTAGGCAACCAAAGACTGTTCAAAGAGAACTGGACACAAGAGCAG CCGGTGCTGGTCTCTGGACTGCACAAGAGTCTGAACGCCAGTCTGTGGAAACCAGAGCACTTCAGCAGAGAgttctctgctctccacagcgATATCTACAACTGCCGTGATGGAAGCATTACAAACTCCCGTGTCAAAGACTTCTGGGATGGCTTTGAGGATGTGTCAA AGAGACCGAAATCTGCTAAAGGTGACCCTGCAGTATACAGACTGAAAGACTGGCCGTCTGGGGAGGAGTTCCTGGCTCTCATGCCATCCAG GTATGACGATGTGATGAGCTCTCTGCCAGTTCCGGATTACACCGGTCCTGACGGCACTCTCAACCTGGCCTCACGTCTGCCATCATTCTTTATCCGGCCAGACCTGGGCCCTCGCCTCTGCTGTGCTCATG gtGTGACAGCATGCCCAGAGCAGGACTTTGGAACCAGCAATCTGCATGTTGAAATCTCTGACACCATGAGTATTCTAGTCTATGTGGGCATAGCCAAAGGCACAGGAGCTCTCTCTAAGACAG gagtATTGAAGCTGCTAGAGAGGGAGACTCTGGATGAGAGTGCAAAGAAGAGGCTGAGAGATCCCAATGAAACTCCTGGAGCACTGTGGCACATCTTTTTGAGTAAAGACCTCCACAAAATCCAGGATTTCCTTCAAACG CTATCAGCAGAGCATGCCGAGGCAGATGCTGAAGCTGACTCTGATGCTGAATGGGACAATGAGACGGACCCCCTCCGAGAGGGCGGCTGGTACCTAAGCCCTAGACTCCGGCAGAGGTTGCTGGAGGAGCATGGCGTGGAGAGCCGCACTTTGCTCCAGTTTTATGGAGATGCTGTCATCATCCCGGCCGGAGCACTACACCAG GTTATGAATTTGCACAGTTGCATCCAAGTGAATGTGGACTTTGTCTCTCCTGAGCACGCCCACAACTCCTATTACCTGACCCAagagctccgccccctcaaagACCAAGTTAACTATGAGGACAAACTGCAG GTGAAAAACATCTTCTACCACTCAGTAAAAGATGCTGTGGCTACACTGAGCAGGCACTTGAAGGAGCAAAGCACAGTCGACGAGTTCAAAGAGGAAGAGTCCTGA